One Phyllobacterium sp. T1293 DNA window includes the following coding sequences:
- a CDS encoding AraC family transcriptional regulator, producing the protein MKADAYSVFQTFPAAPRSEFTFERHYLLYCASGALRLEAEGRVWALPPARAAFITAGKPIYVTLPRPVVACSVLFDPAYLAQPAATLTIVNMSPLARELVLACSKWTDPNGALDTYGHQLFSTLAAVISKLAETPSRSSMPAPKSRGLIHAMALTEERMANAPDFETLARDVAMTPRSLARRFEDEMGMTWRQALRRLRMIRALELLADPVASITQTAFAVGYSSLSAFNAAFLDFTGETPSSYRFGLCHPQLHPANLGH; encoded by the coding sequence GTGAAAGCTGACGCTTACAGTGTGTTTCAAACATTTCCGGCAGCGCCGCGCAGCGAATTTACCTTTGAGCGGCATTACCTCCTCTATTGCGCTTCGGGCGCATTGCGGCTTGAGGCGGAGGGTAGAGTCTGGGCATTACCCCCCGCTAGGGCCGCATTTATTACGGCAGGCAAACCCATCTATGTCACGCTCCCACGCCCTGTTGTGGCGTGTTCAGTGCTTTTTGATCCCGCTTATTTAGCGCAGCCAGCAGCAACCCTCACCATCGTGAATATGTCACCACTGGCCCGTGAGCTTGTTCTTGCCTGCAGCAAATGGACCGATCCGAACGGTGCTCTCGATACATACGGCCATCAGCTGTTTTCGACCCTTGCAGCTGTCATTTCAAAATTGGCCGAAACGCCATCACGATCTTCCATGCCTGCACCCAAGTCACGCGGGTTGATCCATGCCATGGCCTTGACCGAGGAGAGAATGGCGAATGCACCCGATTTCGAGACCCTTGCGCGCGACGTAGCAATGACACCCCGTTCCCTGGCTCGTCGGTTTGAAGACGAGATGGGAATGACATGGCGGCAAGCACTGCGACGGCTGAGAATGATAAGGGCGTTGGAATTGCTCGCTGACCCCGTCGCCAGCATTACACAAACCGCTTTTGCGGTTGGATATAGCTCGCTCTCCGCCTTCAATGCGGCTTTTCTGGACTTTACCGGGGAAACTCCGAGCAGCTACCGCTTCGGCCTCTGTCATCCTCAGTTACATCCAGCAAATCTGGGCCACTGA
- a CDS encoding invasion associated locus B family protein translates to MSDSGMALFRAMAIIGTVVSIQQMGAGGNSMMWRFGFVFVVPFLMSTQSFAQAPTPSTLPGGASSIQETYQDWRVSCVQQQAGKSCSFSQQQTQQNGQVILSIELTTNDAKSVTGNLVLPFGLALASGATLQVDEGKPDATMPFRTCFPVGCVVPLSFSAEKLAGIRKGKVLKVNAVASADNKPVVLNVSLNGFAEAQDRVSVLAK, encoded by the coding sequence ATGAGCGATTCCGGGATGGCATTGTTTCGGGCCATGGCTATAATCGGGACTGTAGTGAGCATTCAGCAAATGGGGGCAGGTGGTAACAGTATGATGTGGCGTTTCGGTTTCGTATTTGTAGTCCCATTCCTCATGTCTACCCAGAGCTTTGCTCAAGCACCAACGCCTTCAACGCTTCCTGGCGGCGCTTCCTCTATTCAAGAAACGTATCAGGATTGGCGGGTTTCCTGCGTTCAGCAGCAAGCTGGAAAAAGTTGTTCATTCTCACAGCAACAAACCCAGCAGAATGGTCAGGTCATTCTGAGCATCGAATTGACGACGAATGATGCCAAAAGCGTGACTGGCAATCTTGTATTGCCTTTCGGTCTTGCGCTGGCTTCGGGTGCAACTTTGCAGGTGGATGAGGGCAAGCCAGATGCAACGATGCCGTTCAGGACCTGTTTTCCTGTTGGATGTGTCGTTCCCCTGTCATTCAGCGCCGAAAAACTGGCCGGAATAAGAAAAGGCAAAGTCCTGAAAGTAAACGCCGTTGCGAGCGCCGATAATAAGCCAGTCGTCCTCAACGTATCATTGAACGGGTTTGCTGAAGCGCAGGATCGTGTTTCGGTACTCGCGAAATAG
- a CDS encoding alpha/beta hydrolase family protein — translation MRALFLAFTILATCSISTVWAKAAPFRAGIVRITVSASTPFDTLVWYPTQAEEVAWQIGPFTIAASRDAPIAAGPFPIVLISHGGGKTGGSPLTLRDLSTSLARQGFIVVAPMHGKTDLSGRMVQVDRAFNTVLADPRFHAHAASDKVGMLGFSLGGAVSLGLAGGVPDFRHLASYCAAHPDDVQSCNAGPGGSKGKAADKEMRQPASNIALKALVLLDPFSIPFSREGLKNVSAPVFLFRPRQSKLGEENTRALVKNLPVSPPLQYVAGGHFVFTDTCPPALKAEASDICEDAKGVDRTAVHKEVETKVGSFFRDNL, via the coding sequence ATGCGTGCACTCTTTCTGGCCTTCACTATTTTGGCCACGTGTTCCATATCGACGGTTTGGGCGAAGGCCGCGCCGTTTCGCGCCGGTATCGTCCGGATTACGGTTTCGGCAAGCACACCTTTCGATACTTTGGTCTGGTATCCGACTCAGGCTGAGGAAGTGGCGTGGCAGATCGGCCCGTTTACAATTGCAGCAAGCCGTGATGCACCGATTGCTGCCGGGCCCTTTCCCATCGTTTTAATCTCGCATGGGGGAGGCAAGACCGGGGGCAGTCCGCTCACTCTGCGTGATCTTTCAACATCCCTTGCCCGTCAGGGGTTTATCGTTGTCGCACCGATGCATGGCAAAACTGATCTTTCTGGTCGGATGGTTCAGGTCGACAGAGCGTTTAACACCGTGCTGGCTGATCCCCGCTTCCATGCGCACGCCGCGTCAGACAAGGTCGGCATGCTTGGGTTCTCGCTTGGCGGTGCGGTCTCGCTTGGCCTTGCGGGTGGCGTGCCAGACTTCAGGCACCTTGCCAGTTATTGTGCTGCGCATCCGGATGATGTCCAGTCATGCAATGCAGGTCCCGGTGGCAGTAAGGGCAAAGCTGCCGACAAAGAGATGCGACAACCGGCATCAAACATTGCCTTGAAGGCGCTTGTCTTGCTCGATCCGTTCAGCATCCCGTTTAGTCGAGAGGGCTTGAAAAACGTAAGCGCACCGGTCTTTCTCTTCCGTCCAAGACAGAGCAAACTTGGTGAAGAGAATACGCGCGCGCTTGTGAAAAATTTGCCCGTTTCACCACCACTTCAATATGTGGCTGGGGGACATTTTGTTTTCACAGACACCTGTCCGCCTGCTTTGAAGGCCGAAGCTTCTGACATATGCGAGGATGCAAAAGGTGTTGATCGCACAGCTGTTCATAAGGAAGTTGAGACCAAAGTTGGGAGTTTCTTCCGGGATAATCTCTAA
- a CDS encoding 5-deoxy-glucuronate isomerase, with the protein MSSQMIRAHDNANKPIVEGDEPAKLIHFNLVKLAAGKSHTYRLPGFETAVVPLSGRCDIKIDATKFEAVGGRAGVWDGLADSVYAGPDAAVTITALDDCEVAVAGGRWDKPMEPFRVLPEDVDMVDVGSNETKSRRRIFHILGNKQADRVGRLLVSELYADEGCWSGYPPHKHDTDQPGETAHEELYHWRFDPPTGFGTQLWYEERQEPHAHVTRHGDTFAFSTGYHPTSTSPGHASYIFTILVGRTQRSLVQNFEERHRPLMAKIPGIDAMRAKFR; encoded by the coding sequence ATGTCGTCGCAAATGATCCGGGCTCACGACAACGCCAACAAGCCTATAGTTGAAGGTGATGAACCGGCAAAACTCATTCATTTTAATCTCGTCAAACTTGCTGCCGGGAAGTCGCACACCTATCGCTTGCCGGGTTTTGAAACGGCAGTCGTTCCGCTATCCGGTCGCTGTGATATCAAGATTGATGCAACGAAGTTTGAGGCAGTCGGTGGACGTGCAGGCGTGTGGGACGGATTGGCGGACTCTGTTTATGCAGGCCCCGATGCCGCCGTTACTATCACCGCGCTTGATGATTGCGAAGTTGCCGTTGCGGGCGGACGCTGGGACAAGCCAATGGAACCATTTCGCGTTCTGCCTGAAGACGTCGATATGGTTGATGTCGGCTCAAACGAGACAAAATCCCGCCGCCGCATCTTCCACATTCTCGGCAACAAACAGGCTGATCGGGTAGGACGGTTACTCGTCAGCGAACTTTATGCCGATGAAGGGTGCTGGTCCGGTTATCCGCCGCACAAGCATGACACAGACCAGCCCGGCGAGACTGCTCACGAGGAACTTTATCACTGGCGTTTTGATCCGCCGACGGGATTTGGTACGCAGCTTTGGTATGAAGAGAGGCAGGAGCCCCATGCTCATGTCACCCGTCATGGTGATACATTTGCCTTTTCAACCGGCTATCATCCGACATCGACATCGCCGGGCCATGCATCCTATATTTTCACCATTCTCGTTGGCAGAACGCAGCGCTCTCTCGTTCAGAATTTTGAAGAGAGACACCGACCGTTGATGGCGAAAATTCCAGGGATTGATGCGATGCGCGCAAAGTTCCGTTGA
- a CDS encoding ABC transporter permease: MSSSKRRPGLRKYSRFGGSLFSVLTTLFLLVLLTFVIGRLMPVDPVIAVVGPDADQATYLKVKEELGLNLPVMQQFWIFLKNLLHGDFGTTLLTGRPVMEDIVRVLPATVELATVTIILGAGIGIPLGVYAAVNRGRFADHAVRLIALLGHSTPIFWIGMVGLMLFYAKLGWVGGSGRLDLFYEDVVPGVTGFLLIDSLLAGDMDVFWSAVTHIILPASVLAYASIAYISRITRSFMLEQLSQEYVITARAKGVSRRGVIWLHAFKNIRVQLVTVVALSYGGMLEGAVLIETVFGWPGFGQYLTNALVIGDMNVVVACTLIIGCVFIALNVISDLLYKFLDPRIK, encoded by the coding sequence ATCTCGTCGTCAAAAAGGCGACCGGGGTTGCGAAAATACAGTCGATTTGGCGGTTCGCTTTTCAGCGTCCTGACAACGCTGTTTCTTTTGGTGCTTTTGACATTTGTCATCGGCCGCCTGATGCCTGTCGATCCTGTTATTGCAGTTGTGGGTCCTGATGCGGATCAGGCAACCTATCTCAAGGTCAAAGAGGAGCTGGGTCTGAATCTGCCTGTTATGCAGCAGTTCTGGATATTCCTGAAGAACCTGCTGCATGGTGATTTTGGAACGACGCTGCTGACCGGCAGACCTGTTATGGAAGACATAGTCCGTGTGCTTCCGGCAACGGTCGAACTGGCAACCGTAACCATTATTCTGGGCGCTGGCATCGGAATTCCGCTCGGTGTTTATGCGGCTGTTAATCGCGGACGGTTTGCCGATCACGCGGTGCGGTTGATCGCTTTGCTCGGTCACTCGACCCCGATTTTCTGGATCGGCATGGTTGGCTTGATGCTGTTTTATGCAAAGCTCGGCTGGGTTGGCGGTTCAGGAAGGCTCGATCTGTTCTATGAGGACGTTGTTCCGGGTGTTACCGGCTTTCTGTTGATCGATTCTCTGCTTGCTGGTGATATGGACGTATTCTGGAGTGCAGTGACGCACATCATTCTGCCCGCATCCGTCCTTGCCTATGCGTCCATTGCCTATATCAGCCGCATCACACGCAGCTTCATGCTGGAGCAACTCAGCCAGGAATATGTCATCACCGCCCGGGCAAAAGGCGTGTCGCGACGTGGGGTGATCTGGCTGCACGCATTCAAAAACATTCGCGTTCAACTCGTCACGGTCGTGGCTCTTTCTTACGGCGGCATGTTGGAAGGCGCAGTGCTTATCGAGACAGTCTTTGGCTGGCCGGGTTTCGGTCAGTATCTGACCAATGCGCTTGTTATCGGCGACATGAATGTTGTCGTCGCCTGTACGCTGATCATTGGCTGCGTCTTCATCGCACTCAATGTGATTTCCGATCTGCTCTACAAATTTTTAGACCCGAGGATCAAATGA
- a CDS encoding ABC transporter ATP-binding protein, giving the protein MTDTLLSVRDLKISFHGAAGIFDAVRGVSFDLGREKLGIVGESGSGKSMTGRAIMRLTPPAAKVSAEHIQLGDVNILGASEATMNDIRGRRIGLIMQDPKYSLNPVVTVGEQIAEAYRIHTRSSSSEARERAVAMLGAVQIREPERVYRMYPHEMSGGMGQRIMIAMMLVSEPEILIADEATSALDVTVRLEILNLLNDLVRKRGLGLIFISHDLNLVRRFCDRVLIMYRGRVVETLKASELDHATHPYTKGLLDAMPRIHIPRERLPVLTRDTAW; this is encoded by the coding sequence ATGACTGACACGCTTCTTTCTGTACGTGATCTAAAAATCAGCTTTCACGGTGCGGCTGGAATATTCGACGCTGTTCGCGGTGTATCCTTCGATCTTGGTCGCGAGAAACTTGGTATTGTTGGCGAATCCGGTTCGGGCAAGAGCATGACAGGCAGGGCAATCATGCGTTTGACGCCGCCCGCTGCCAAGGTCAGCGCCGAACACATACAGCTTGGCGATGTGAATATTCTTGGTGCTTCGGAAGCAACCATGAATGATATTCGCGGTCGCCGTATCGGGCTTATCATGCAGGACCCGAAATATTCGCTTAATCCTGTTGTGACCGTGGGAGAGCAGATCGCCGAGGCCTACCGCATTCACACACGCTCTTCATCGTCTGAGGCGCGGGAAAGGGCGGTCGCCATGCTTGGTGCGGTGCAAATCCGTGAACCTGAGCGGGTCTATCGCATGTATCCGCATGAAATGTCAGGCGGCATGGGACAACGCATCATGATTGCCATGATGCTGGTGTCAGAACCGGAAATTCTTATCGCCGATGAGGCAACCTCGGCACTCGATGTGACGGTGCGGCTGGAGATTCTCAATCTTCTTAATGATCTCGTGCGAAAGCGCGGTCTTGGCCTGATCTTCATCAGCCATGATCTCAATCTGGTTCGCCGCTTCTGTGACCGTGTGCTGATTATGTATCGGGGCAGGGTGGTCGAAACTTTGAAGGCAAGTGAACTCGATCATGCAACGCATCCCTATACCAAGGGACTGTTGGATGCGATGCCGCGTATTCATATACCACGCGAGCGTCTGCCTGTCCTTACGCGCGATACGGCATGGTGA
- a CDS encoding transporter substrate-binding domain-containing protein: MLRPIVICICLLLANLPSAFAKDALPVSRLDTILETGILKVGSTGDYKPFSFKDPTSGAFSGFDIDQAESLASALGVKLEIVPTSWPQMLQDFEAGKFDVAMGGVSITFDRQKKGLFSIPYMREGKTPIARCTDKDKFKTLADIDKPETTVIANPGGTNEKFARASLKQAKIVIFPDNTKIFDEVAAGRADLMMTDASETRYQEKLHSGVLCAIHPDEPFNFAEKAYWVQRDIGLKAFVDQWLHQSIETGAYNEIYNKWFK; encoded by the coding sequence ATGCTTCGTCCCATTGTTATCTGCATCTGTCTGCTTCTCGCAAACCTGCCCTCCGCCTTCGCCAAAGACGCGCTGCCGGTCTCCCGATTGGATACAATCCTTGAAACGGGCATTCTGAAGGTTGGCTCTACCGGCGATTATAAACCATTCAGCTTCAAGGACCCCACGAGCGGTGCATTTTCCGGCTTCGACATCGATCAGGCAGAGAGCTTAGCCAGCGCACTGGGTGTAAAACTGGAAATCGTACCGACGTCTTGGCCGCAGATGTTGCAGGACTTCGAGGCAGGGAAATTTGATGTCGCTATGGGCGGCGTGTCGATCACATTCGACCGGCAGAAGAAGGGCCTGTTCTCTATTCCCTATATGCGTGAGGGAAAGACACCGATTGCCCGCTGCACCGACAAGGATAAATTCAAGACGTTGGCCGATATCGACAAGCCGGAAACAACGGTTATTGCCAATCCGGGTGGCACCAATGAGAAATTTGCCCGTGCCAGTCTGAAACAAGCAAAGATTGTCATTTTTCCTGACAATACGAAGATATTTGACGAAGTCGCTGCAGGCAGGGCGGACCTCATGATGACCGATGCTTCGGAAACCCGTTATCAGGAGAAACTGCACTCCGGTGTCCTGTGTGCAATACATCCTGACGAGCCCTTCAACTTTGCCGAGAAGGCGTATTGGGTACAACGCGATATCGGTCTCAAGGCCTTTGTCGATCAGTGGCTGCATCAATCCATTGAAACCGGCGCCTATAATGAGATCTACAACAAATGGTTCAAATAA
- a CDS encoding ABC transporter permease — protein MSTASKGLTAWLTTEEPSSARHAALQNVWRVWTRFASNPLGVAGLAIILLLVFIAVFVPWLAPYSPLDQNLRETLVAPNAQHLLGTDELGRDILSRILWGSRITLSIVAIVSVIVAPIGLIVGCLAGYYGGWLDTILMRVTELFLSFPSLILALAFVAALGPNLNNAIIAIALTQWPPIARLARAESLSLRNRDHISAVRLMGASSLHIVIAHIAPLCIPSVIVRITLNMAGIILTAAGLGFLGLGAQPPSPEWGAMVSTGRRFMLDSWWVGTMPGLSILFVSLAFNLVGDALRDALDPRQE, from the coding sequence ATGAGTACCGCAAGCAAAGGGCTGACAGCCTGGCTGACGACGGAAGAGCCGAGCAGCGCCAGACACGCGGCGTTGCAAAATGTCTGGCGCGTGTGGACGCGATTTGCCTCCAATCCGCTAGGGGTCGCCGGTCTCGCCATCATTTTGCTTCTGGTGTTCATTGCTGTCTTTGTGCCTTGGCTCGCGCCCTATTCGCCACTCGACCAGAACCTGCGCGAAACGCTGGTCGCACCAAACGCACAGCATCTTCTCGGCACCGATGAGCTTGGTCGCGATATTCTCAGCCGTATTCTCTGGGGCAGCCGCATCACCCTCTCGATTGTTGCAATTGTCAGTGTCATTGTTGCGCCAATTGGCCTGATCGTCGGCTGCCTGGCCGGTTATTACGGCGGCTGGCTCGATACGATCCTGATGCGTGTCACCGAACTGTTTTTATCCTTCCCAAGTCTCATTCTCGCGCTGGCCTTTGTTGCGGCGCTCGGACCAAATCTGAACAATGCAATCATTGCCATTGCGCTCACCCAGTGGCCGCCAATCGCCCGATTGGCGCGTGCAGAGTCATTGAGCCTGCGCAACCGTGATCATATTTCTGCGGTGCGGTTGATGGGTGCTTCCAGCCTGCACATCGTCATTGCTCACATCGCACCCCTGTGCATCCCCTCGGTCATTGTGCGGATCACACTCAACATGGCCGGTATCATTCTGACCGCAGCGGGTCTTGGCTTTCTTGGCCTCGGTGCGCAGCCACCAAGCCCGGAATGGGGTGCCATGGTTTCAACCGGACGGCGTTTTATGCTGGATAGCTGGTGGGTCGGCACCATGCCCGGTCTGTCGATCCTCTTTGTCAGCCTTGCCTTTAATCTGGTCGGCGACGCCCTGCGCGATGCGCTTGATCCGAGGCAGGAGTAA
- a CDS encoding ABC transporter ATP-binding protein, producing MSEAVPIIEIENLSVTFGEYGDERRAVDGVSFSVNRGETFGLVGESGSGKSTILRAVTGLVANEASVLRVAGADIRKTRGKDFYRKVQMVFQDPYEALHPRHTVWRQLMEPARIQKLQGAEARGHAALDAVGLSRSLLWRYPHQLSGGQRQRVAIARALMSEPDILLLDEPTSALDVSVQAEILNLLCDLQDERGLTYLMVTHDLGVVAHMCRRTAVMQAGIIVETLSVDALVNGGATQGYTKRLIAASEAYGEDPRDLVQVLA from the coding sequence ATGAGCGAAGCTGTACCAATCATTGAAATTGAGAACCTGTCCGTCACTTTTGGTGAATATGGCGATGAACGCCGCGCCGTGGACGGCGTTAGCTTTTCCGTCAATCGCGGCGAGACATTCGGACTTGTCGGCGAATCCGGCTCGGGCAAATCAACGATCCTGCGGGCGGTCACAGGACTTGTCGCCAACGAAGCCAGTGTGTTGCGTGTTGCAGGCGCCGACATCCGCAAAACACGTGGCAAGGATTTCTATCGTAAAGTGCAGATGGTTTTTCAGGACCCCTATGAAGCCTTGCACCCGCGCCATACCGTTTGGCGGCAACTGATGGAACCGGCGCGTATCCAAAAGCTTCAAGGTGCGGAGGCGCGTGGTCACGCGGCGCTTGACGCTGTGGGTCTCAGCCGCAGCCTGTTGTGGCGCTATCCGCATCAACTTTCCGGAGGGCAGAGGCAACGCGTTGCCATTGCGCGGGCGCTGATGTCCGAGCCGGATATCCTGCTTCTCGATGAACCGACGTCGGCGCTCGATGTGTCGGTACAGGCGGAAATTCTCAATCTTCTCTGCGATCTGCAGGATGAGCGCGGCCTGACCTATCTCATGGTCACGCATGATCTGGGTGTGGTTGCACATATGTGCAGGCGCACCGCAGTCATGCAGGCTGGGATCATTGTCGAAACGCTCAGCGTCGATGCGCTCGTCAATGGTGGAGCGACGCAGGGATATACGAAACGTTTGATCGCAGCGAGTGAAGCCTACGGGGAAGACCCGCGCGACCTCGTTCAGGTGTTGGCTTAA
- a CDS encoding zinc-dependent alcohol dehydrogenase family protein yields the protein MARVVRFHEHGGPEVLRIEDINIPKPDRGEVRIHVKALGLNRAEALLRSGNYIETPAFPSGLGLEAAGIVETVGEGVRDIVPGDAVSIVPPVSMVRWPAYGELVTFPAAFVVKHPPSFSWETAAAMWMQYLTAYGALIDIAKLHRNDFVVITAASSSVGLAAIQIANMVGATPIAVTRTSFKKNALLSHGAAHVIASAEENLESRLKEITGPDGVRVVLDPVGGPIFEPLTAAMSRGGILIEYGGLSPDPTPFPLFAVLSKVLTLRGYLVHEIIGDPARLEAAKAFILDGLMSGALKPVIAKTFPFDQIVEAHRFLESNEQFGKIVVTV from the coding sequence ATGGCGCGCGTTGTTCGCTTTCATGAGCATGGTGGTCCCGAAGTCCTGCGTATCGAAGACATCAATATCCCGAAGCCTGACCGGGGGGAGGTTCGCATCCATGTCAAGGCGCTGGGTCTCAATCGGGCTGAAGCACTCTTGCGTTCCGGGAATTATATCGAAACGCCTGCCTTCCCCTCCGGACTTGGTCTGGAAGCGGCTGGTATCGTCGAAACGGTCGGCGAAGGCGTACGGGATATCGTGCCCGGCGACGCTGTCAGTATTGTGCCGCCGGTATCAATGGTCCGTTGGCCAGCCTATGGTGAACTTGTGACATTTCCTGCCGCGTTTGTCGTCAAGCACCCACCGTCCTTTAGCTGGGAAACTGCCGCAGCGATGTGGATGCAATATCTCACGGCTTACGGCGCCCTGATAGACATCGCCAAACTGCACCGGAACGATTTTGTTGTCATTACAGCCGCATCAAGCAGTGTCGGCCTTGCGGCAATCCAGATCGCCAACATGGTTGGTGCTACTCCGATCGCAGTCACGCGGACATCCTTCAAGAAGAATGCCCTGCTCAGCCATGGCGCTGCGCATGTTATCGCGTCAGCTGAAGAAAATCTGGAAAGCAGGCTGAAGGAGATTACCGGCCCGGATGGGGTGCGGGTCGTACTCGACCCGGTCGGTGGCCCAATATTCGAACCTTTAACAGCTGCAATGTCGCGCGGTGGCATTCTCATTGAATATGGCGGCTTGAGCCCCGATCCGACGCCTTTTCCACTGTTTGCCGTGCTAAGCAAGGTGCTGACGCTTCGTGGCTATCTGGTTCATGAGATTATCGGCGACCCCGCACGATTGGAAGCCGCCAAGGCGTTCATCCTTGATGGTCTCATGTCGGGGGCGCTCAAACCTGTAATCGCAAAAACATTTCCGTTCGACCAGATTGTCGAGGCGCATAGGTTTCTCGAGTCGAACGAGCAATTCGGCAAAATTGTCGTAACAGTTTGA
- a CDS encoding LysR family transcriptional regulator has translation MDRLTSMAVFVKAIDLGSFAAAADALELSGPMVGKHIRFLEERLGVRLINRTTRRQSLTDFGRAYYERCRVILAEAEAADALAADQLSEPHGKLRVTMPVHFGRCCVAPVLLELAQQYPSLELDLSLNDRFSDLAEDDYDLAIRTGDLEDKAGVIARRVARQRMVVCASPSYIERQGQPRQIDELGRHQTIIYHRSGRVRPWLFPQKDQPPLEIMPVGRLRLDDLDAIADAAITGMGLAWLPYWLVRDRIQAGALIQLLPDEPEFPYDVYALWLQTPHLPLKVRLAVDALAAALPKFMT, from the coding sequence ATGGATCGCCTTACAAGCATGGCTGTCTTCGTCAAAGCCATTGATCTGGGATCGTTTGCGGCTGCCGCTGATGCGCTTGAACTCTCTGGCCCGATGGTGGGCAAACATATAAGGTTTCTTGAAGAGCGGCTTGGCGTACGCCTCATCAATCGCACCACGCGTCGCCAAAGTCTTACAGATTTCGGACGCGCCTATTACGAGCGCTGCCGGGTGATTCTGGCCGAAGCCGAGGCAGCTGATGCTCTTGCAGCCGATCAACTGTCTGAGCCTCACGGGAAGTTGCGTGTCACCATGCCTGTACATTTCGGGCGGTGCTGCGTTGCCCCTGTTTTGCTTGAACTTGCGCAGCAATATCCATCGCTGGAACTTGATCTGTCTTTGAATGATCGTTTTTCCGATCTCGCTGAGGATGACTATGACCTTGCCATTCGAACCGGCGATCTGGAGGACAAGGCCGGTGTGATTGCCCGCCGCGTTGCACGCCAGCGCATGGTCGTCTGCGCGTCACCCTCCTATATTGAGAGGCAGGGCCAGCCGCGGCAGATAGATGAACTGGGCAGGCATCAAACCATCATCTACCACCGGTCCGGACGTGTTCGGCCCTGGCTATTTCCCCAAAAGGATCAACCTCCTTTAGAGATCATGCCAGTTGGCCGGCTAAGGCTCGATGACCTCGACGCAATCGCTGACGCCGCGATCACTGGCATGGGGCTTGCCTGGCTTCCATATTGGCTCGTTCGCGACCGCATTCAAGCGGGCGCGCTTATCCAACTCCTGCCGGATGAGCCGGAATTTCCTTATGATGTCTACGCGCTGTGGTTACAGACACCGCACTTGCCGTTGAAGGTCCGTCTGGCTGTTGATGCACTGGCGGCCGCGCTGCCAAAGTTCATGACTTGA
- a CDS encoding putative quinol monooxygenase, with protein MFIAIVDFTVAAEDRAAALNILLAEEPAVRAMQGNMAFRTYADPDNAEALCIIHEWEDIESFKAYASSDTFQSSGQALRPLMTTTPVSRRFTAQILETVS; from the coding sequence ATGTTTATTGCCATAGTGGATTTTACGGTAGCGGCCGAGGATCGTGCCGCTGCCCTCAATATACTTCTTGCTGAAGAGCCCGCCGTTCGCGCTATGCAGGGGAATATGGCATTTCGGACATATGCCGATCCGGATAATGCGGAAGCACTTTGCATTATTCACGAATGGGAGGATATTGAGAGCTTTAAAGCCTACGCCTCGTCGGACACATTCCAATCTTCGGGTCAGGCGCTGCGACCATTGATGACGACAACACCGGTCAGCCGACGCTTTACGGCACAGATACTGGAAACAGTAAGCTGA